In Natronomonas halophila, one DNA window encodes the following:
- a CDS encoding DUF5815 family protein, producing the protein MAEPRVPGDDPGTLDLPCGETLHAHDLDMGMREISCDCGDNHAIVVDVHPISRFVPEAIADVLRETIETDDEFPEFSMPHVMGVVMEEFPDEVAVADVAEDGHVGYALVWVTDFDSRRLHEIVVELLVELMDHAASHGDDATASQFEQQMMNFDVEAFVEQYREERNFESEVDTPV; encoded by the coding sequence ATGGCAGAACCGCGCGTCCCGGGCGACGACCCCGGAACTCTGGACCTTCCGTGTGGCGAGACGCTACACGCCCACGACCTCGACATGGGGATGCGTGAGATCAGTTGTGACTGCGGCGACAACCACGCTATCGTCGTCGACGTCCACCCGATTTCACGGTTCGTCCCCGAGGCCATCGCCGACGTGCTTCGGGAGACCATCGAGACCGACGACGAGTTCCCCGAGTTCAGCATGCCCCACGTGATGGGCGTCGTGATGGAGGAGTTCCCCGACGAGGTCGCCGTCGCGGACGTCGCCGAGGACGGCCACGTCGGTTACGCGCTGGTGTGGGTCACCGACTTCGATTCGCGCCGCCTGCACGAGATCGTCGTCGAGTTGCTCGTCGAGTTGATGGACCACGCCGCCAGCCACGGCGACGACGCCACCGCCTCGCAGTTCGAACAGCAGATGATGAACTTCGACGTCGAGGCGTTCGTCGAGCAGTACCGCGAGGAACGGAACTTCGAATCCGAGGTCGACACGCCGGTCTGA
- a CDS encoding DUF7124 domain-containing protein, producing MDGGGSTDMTLAFELEALKRLARPEEVFSDARTWSEYVGVVSDKPTYVVTNFTRKNRIRQDFFSGPRGRKESLENVKTQFDTDRHVFIGVDDEDEALAGEVDWEFLPVEQAAEAADWELGDAEAEADDADDGERDDWP from the coding sequence ATGGATGGCGGCGGCTCTACGGACATGACACTCGCGTTCGAGTTGGAGGCGCTCAAGCGGCTGGCTCGGCCGGAGGAGGTGTTCTCCGACGCTCGCACATGGAGCGAGTACGTCGGAGTCGTCTCCGACAAGCCGACCTACGTCGTGACGAACTTCACGCGGAAGAACCGCATCCGGCAGGACTTCTTCTCCGGGCCGCGCGGGCGCAAGGAGAGCCTCGAAAACGTCAAAACCCAGTTCGACACCGACCGGCACGTCTTCATCGGCGTCGACGACGAGGACGAGGCGCTGGCCGGGGAAGTCGACTGGGAGTTCCTTCCCGTCGAGCAGGCCGCCGAGGCTGCCGACTGGGAACTCGGCGATGCCGAGGCGGAAGCCGACGACGCCGACGACGGCGAGCGCGACGACTGGCCGTAA
- a CDS encoding GNAT family N-acetyltransferase, producing MEIRELATDAEREPAVSILRQLWTDADPDEVLAWTGDDEYTLFGRFDGDELVGVAGVRIDDFLHHVRHAWLYDLVVDEPRRGEGHGTALVEHVERWANEQGCERVALASPRAKEGIHEFYADRDYEKWGYVIETEV from the coding sequence ATGGAAATCCGCGAACTCGCCACAGATGCCGAGCGCGAACCTGCTGTCTCCATCCTCCGCCAGCTCTGGACCGACGCCGACCCCGATGAGGTGTTGGCGTGGACGGGCGATGACGAGTACACACTCTTCGGTCGGTTCGACGGCGACGAACTGGTCGGCGTCGCGGGCGTCCGCATCGACGACTTCCTCCATCACGTCCGCCACGCGTGGCTCTACGATTTGGTCGTCGACGAACCGCGGCGCGGCGAGGGTCACGGAACAGCACTCGTCGAACACGTCGAGAGGTGGGCCAACGAGCAGGGCTGTGAGCGCGTCGCTTTGGCCTCGCCCCGCGCGAAAGAGGGCATCCACGAGTTCTATGCCGACCGCGACTACGAGAAGTGGGGCTACGTCATCGAGACGGAGGTGTGA
- a CDS encoding arsenic resistance protein — MPNKDWVQRRQVAIYAVAVLAAIGFGLGIPDAAPFFQRLIEPVLVVLLYVTFLEVPFVRIRRAFRNTRFMAAALGLNFAVVPAVVWVLTRFLPQDPVILVGAFMVLLTPCIDYVITFTELAGGDSEQVTAATPALMLLQLLLLPLYLWLFMGQQVAEAIEPGPFVEAFLLIIALPLALAWLTEVAAERSEAGRRWQSTMGWLPVPMMALTLLVVIASQLPRVYDSIGRLAAVVPVYVAFLVVMPLLARTLARALDMAPGEGRALVFTSVTRNSLVILPLALALPAGYELAPAVVVTQTLVELTGMVVLTRVVPTWLVPGTATDPSAGTD; from the coding sequence ATGCCGAACAAGGACTGGGTGCAACGACGACAGGTCGCCATCTACGCGGTCGCCGTGCTGGCCGCCATCGGGTTCGGCCTTGGGATTCCGGACGCCGCGCCGTTCTTCCAGCGCCTCATCGAACCCGTGTTGGTCGTCCTCCTGTACGTCACCTTCCTCGAAGTCCCCTTCGTCCGGATTCGACGCGCGTTCAGGAACACCCGATTCATGGCGGCCGCACTGGGGCTAAACTTCGCGGTCGTCCCCGCCGTCGTCTGGGTGCTCACGCGTTTTCTCCCGCAGGACCCGGTTATCCTCGTCGGCGCGTTCATGGTTCTGCTGACGCCGTGTATCGACTACGTCATCACCTTCACGGAACTCGCCGGAGGCGATTCCGAGCAGGTGACCGCCGCGACGCCCGCGCTGATGCTCCTGCAGTTACTGCTGTTGCCGCTCTACCTGTGGCTGTTCATGGGCCAGCAGGTCGCCGAAGCCATCGAACCCGGACCGTTCGTCGAGGCGTTTCTGCTCATCATCGCGCTGCCGCTCGCGCTGGCGTGGCTCACGGAGGTTGCCGCCGAACGCTCCGAGGCCGGCCGCCGCTGGCAGTCGACGATGGGGTGGCTTCCCGTCCCGATGATGGCGCTGACGCTTCTGGTCGTCATCGCCTCGCAGTTGCCCCGCGTCTACGACTCCATCGGCCGTCTCGCAGCCGTCGTCCCCGTCTACGTCGCATTCCTCGTGGTGATGCCCCTGCTGGCTCGAACGCTGGCTCGGGCCCTCGATATGGCGCCCGGCGAGGGACGCGCGCTCGTGTTCACCTCGGTCACCCGCAACTCGCTCGTTATCTTGCCGCTCGCGCTGGCGCTGCCGGCGGGCTACGAACTCGCACCCGCAGTGGTCGTCACCCAGACGCTCGTGGAGTTGACCGGGATGGTCGTCCTCACGCGCGTGGTCCCGACGTGGCTCGTTCCGGGGACGGCGACGGATCCGTCGGCGGGCACCGACTGA
- a CDS encoding SLC13 family permease has product MLGLVAGTGLTTGMLVVFAIILVALVLFVTEPVPIDITAIGVMVALIVLEPWTQVSPADGVSGFASSATITVLAMFILSEGIRRTGVVNIIGREIADRFGNSPFGQLAAVLGLSGGTAGFINNTPVVAVMIPMVTELSKRTGISPSKLLIPVSYASMMGGMLTLIGTSSNILASDVYDRVGGTATEPFSMFEFTALGALVLVVGTAYLLAFGPRLLPERIKALDDLTDEFGMTQYLTEVVVREDSPMLGRAVDDALSDIDADADIVQLIRDGQAFNEPLARKEVRPSDILVLRVDRESLVELMDAEGLDFAPDAEVTDEVLEAEEGATEDLEEPVAEQRLVEIVLSPDTNLLGETLETLNFRQRYDATVLAIRRGGEVIHRRMDKRPLRAGDTLLIQATEDTVRRFQADRNFVVAQDLIRPDFRSKRIPVAVGIVGVVVAIAALGILPIMVAALGGILGMVVTGCVKPNEVYDAVDWNVIFLLAGLIPLGVAMEETGAAAWLADIVVGNGAELGSVALLAVFYLFTALVTNVISNNASVVLMVPVAYDTALQLGADPFAFVLAVTFASSTAMLTPIGYQTNLMVYGPGGYKFTDFARVGAPLQLILTAVTTFGIVWLYGV; this is encoded by the coding sequence GTGCTGGGACTCGTCGCTGGGACCGGGCTGACGACGGGCATGCTCGTCGTCTTCGCCATCATCCTTGTCGCGCTCGTACTCTTCGTCACCGAACCGGTCCCCATCGACATCACCGCCATCGGCGTGATGGTCGCCCTTATCGTTCTCGAACCGTGGACGCAGGTCAGTCCCGCCGACGGCGTCTCCGGCTTTGCCTCCTCGGCGACGATAACCGTCCTCGCGATGTTCATCCTCTCGGAGGGCATCCGCCGGACGGGCGTCGTCAACATCATCGGCCGGGAAATCGCCGACCGGTTCGGCAACAGCCCCTTCGGCCAATTGGCCGCCGTCCTCGGTCTCTCCGGCGGGACGGCCGGATTTATAAACAACACCCCGGTCGTCGCCGTGATGATTCCGATGGTAACCGAACTCTCGAAACGGACCGGCATCTCCCCCTCGAAACTCCTGATTCCCGTCTCGTACGCGTCGATGATGGGCGGGATGTTGACCCTCATCGGGACCTCCTCGAACATCCTCGCCTCGGACGTCTACGACCGGGTCGGCGGCACCGCCACCGAACCGTTCTCGATGTTCGAGTTCACCGCCCTCGGTGCGCTCGTGCTCGTGGTCGGGACGGCCTATCTCCTCGCTTTCGGCCCGCGACTCCTCCCCGAGCGAATCAAAGCGCTAGACGACCTCACCGACGAGTTCGGCATGACCCAGTACCTCACCGAGGTGGTCGTCCGCGAGGACTCGCCGATGCTCGGCCGGGCCGTCGACGACGCCCTCAGCGATATCGACGCCGACGCCGACATCGTCCAACTCATCCGCGACGGGCAGGCGTTCAACGAACCGCTGGCGCGCAAGGAGGTCCGCCCCAGCGACATCCTCGTTCTCCGGGTCGACCGCGAGAGCCTCGTTGAACTGATGGACGCCGAGGGACTGGACTTCGCGCCGGACGCCGAGGTGACTGACGAGGTGCTGGAAGCCGAGGAGGGCGCCACCGAGGACCTCGAGGAACCCGTCGCCGAACAGCGTCTCGTCGAAATCGTCCTCTCGCCGGATACGAACCTGCTCGGCGAGACGCTGGAGACGCTCAACTTCCGGCAGCGCTACGACGCGACGGTGCTGGCCATCCGCCGTGGCGGCGAGGTCATCCACCGCCGGATGGACAAGCGGCCGCTCCGGGCCGGCGACACCCTGCTGATACAGGCCACCGAGGACACCGTCCGCCGGTTTCAGGCCGACCGCAACTTCGTCGTCGCACAGGACCTCATCCGGCCGGACTTCCGCTCGAAGCGCATCCCCGTCGCCGTCGGCATCGTCGGCGTCGTCGTCGCAATCGCGGCCCTCGGCATCCTTCCCATCATGGTCGCCGCGTTGGGCGGCATCCTCGGGATGGTCGTCACTGGCTGTGTCAAACCGAACGAAGTCTACGACGCCGTCGACTGGAACGTCATCTTCCTGTTGGCGGGGCTCATCCCCCTCGGCGTGGCGATGGAGGAAACCGGCGCCGCGGCGTGGCTGGCCGATATCGTCGTCGGCAACGGCGCCGAACTCGGCTCCGTCGCCCTACTCGCCGTCTTCTATCTGTTCACCGCGTTGGTCACCAACGTCATCAGCAACAACGCCAGCGTCGTCCTGATGGTTCCCGTCGCCTACGACACCGCACTGCAACTGGGCGCCGACCCCTTCGCGTTCGTGTTAGCGGTCACCTTCGCTTCCTCGACGGCCATGCTGACGCCCATCGGCTACCAGACGAACCTCATGGTCTACGGTCCCGGTGGCTACAAATTCACCGACTTCGCGCGCGTAGGCGCCCCGCTCCAGTTGATTCTGACCGCCGTAACGACGTTCGGCATCGTGTGGCTGTACGGGGTTTGA
- a CDS encoding SDR family NAD(P)-dependent oxidoreductase — protein sequence MAADSAYDWLEATDVANVTDRFRADGDVALVTGASRGIGRVTAFELAAVGADVAVASRSLEDLEAVVDELEAAFDAQAIAIETDVSDPDAVEEMVETTVSELGGLDILVNNAGASFVSETEDISPNGWDTVADINLKGTHLCSTAALPHLEGGGRIVNFSSIAGQYGSNTMSHYGAAKAGVENLTRSLANEWADRDIRVNCIAPGLVLTPGSAGVMGVGSDTAHDRSTVNRMVGGADEIADAVVFLATQASSYLTGETMVIEGPPAVSEDVE from the coding sequence ATGGCCGCCGACAGCGCCTACGATTGGCTCGAAGCGACAGATGTAGCGAACGTCACCGACCGGTTCCGTGCGGACGGTGATGTAGCACTCGTCACGGGGGCGAGCCGCGGTATCGGCCGCGTGACCGCGTTCGAACTCGCAGCGGTCGGCGCCGACGTCGCCGTCGCCAGTCGGTCACTGGAGGACCTCGAAGCCGTCGTCGACGAACTCGAAGCGGCCTTCGACGCCCAAGCCATCGCCATCGAGACCGACGTCTCGGACCCTGATGCCGTCGAGGAGATGGTCGAGACGACGGTCTCGGAACTCGGCGGGCTCGATATCCTCGTCAACAACGCGGGCGCCTCGTTCGTCAGCGAGACGGAAGACATCTCGCCGAACGGCTGGGATACCGTTGCGGACATCAACCTGAAGGGGACGCATCTGTGTTCGACGGCCGCCCTGCCCCACCTCGAAGGCGGCGGCCGTATCGTGAACTTCTCGTCTATCGCCGGCCAGTACGGGTCGAACACGATGAGCCACTACGGGGCCGCCAAAGCGGGCGTCGAGAACCTGACGCGGTCGCTCGCCAACGAGTGGGCCGACCGCGATATCCGAGTCAACTGCATCGCACCGGGACTCGTCTTGACGCCCGGGTCGGCGGGCGTCATGGGCGTCGGCTCGGATACGGCTCACGACCGCTCGACAGTGAATCGGATGGTCGGCGGCGCCGACGAAATCGCCGATGCGGTGGTGTTCCTCGCGACACAGGCATCGAGCTATCTCACCGGCGAGACGATGGTTATCGAAGGCCCGCCAGCGGTCTCCGAGGACGTCGAATAG
- a CDS encoding acyl-CoA dehydrogenase family protein: MAQSGAAFGEGEELKLIEDTAARIASDYDDDYWQRVNHDQEEPAEFWQDCADAGFLGATVPEEYGGEGMGLQELTAIVRTLEEYGAMGAGMLFVVTPVFGAITLSKNGSEAQKEEYLPKLANGEMNFCMALTEPGAGHNTPNLDTTAEEDGDGFVINGSKQWISGVGRADKMLLVARTTPREDVERRTEGITLFLADPDSPGVEYRELNTGIPAPERQFEINFDDYRLDSDAIIGERGKGLYQLFETVNPERLVGAAGVVGAGKCALNRAIDYAKEREVFDAPIGSHQAIQHPIADKWSRLEAAELMLKKAAWEVDAENRDAGAAANMTKLRASEAGYDACDFAVQVHGGNGLSEDYFVVDLWKQARLSRIAPGSSEMMRNYIGESVLGLPRSY; this comes from the coding sequence ATGGCACAAAGTGGTGCTGCTTTCGGTGAAGGAGAGGAGTTGAAACTGATCGAGGATACTGCCGCTCGAATCGCCTCCGATTACGACGACGATTACTGGCAACGCGTCAACCACGACCAGGAAGAACCCGCTGAGTTCTGGCAGGACTGTGCGGACGCCGGCTTCCTCGGCGCGACGGTCCCCGAGGAGTACGGCGGCGAGGGGATGGGCCTGCAAGAACTGACGGCCATCGTTCGGACGCTCGAAGAATACGGCGCGATGGGTGCCGGAATGCTGTTCGTCGTGACGCCGGTCTTCGGCGCGATTACGCTCTCGAAGAACGGCTCCGAAGCCCAAAAGGAGGAATACCTCCCGAAACTCGCCAACGGCGAGATGAACTTCTGTATGGCCCTGACCGAACCGGGCGCGGGCCACAACACGCCGAACCTCGATACGACCGCCGAGGAAGACGGCGACGGGTTCGTCATCAACGGCTCGAAACAGTGGATCAGCGGCGTCGGCCGTGCCGACAAGATGCTACTCGTCGCGCGGACGACGCCGAGAGAGGACGTCGAGCGTCGGACCGAGGGCATCACGCTGTTCCTCGCCGACCCCGACTCACCGGGCGTCGAGTACCGCGAACTCAACACCGGAATTCCGGCTCCGGAACGACAGTTCGAGATCAACTTCGACGACTACCGACTCGATAGCGACGCCATCATCGGCGAGCGTGGCAAGGGCCTCTACCAGTTGTTCGAGACGGTCAACCCCGAACGGCTGGTCGGTGCGGCCGGCGTCGTCGGCGCCGGGAAGTGTGCGCTGAACCGGGCAATCGACTACGCCAAGGAACGCGAGGTGTTCGACGCCCCCATCGGGAGCCATCAGGCGATTCAACACCCCATCGCCGACAAATGGTCCCGACTTGAGGCGGCGGAGCTCATGTTGAAAAAGGCCGCCTGGGAGGTCGACGCCGAGAACCGCGACGCAGGTGCCGCGGCCAACATGACGAAACTCCGGGCCTCCGAGGCCGGCTACGACGCGTGTGACTTCGCCGTGCAGGTCCACGGCGGCAACGGCCTCAGCGAGGACTACTTCGTCGTCGACCTCTGGAAGCAGGCGCGACTGTCCCGTATCGCGCCGGGGTCCAGCGAGATGATGCGCAACTACATCGGCGAGAGCGTCCTCGGACTGCCACGCTCGTACTAA
- a CDS encoding acyl-CoA synthetase: MFESETADYGSVRESFSWESLRDECDWNGRNELNFAHESVDRHAGDDELALVWVSADGEDERYTFDDLSEESNRVANVLTDLGVERGDRVFTYLPRIPEHYVTILGTLKTGAVFGSVNERYGPDGIAHRLRDSGASTVVTTAENRDTVEAALDGVDSLENVIVVDRGDGEIREGDVDYDARVSDASPDFETVRTGTNDPAFHYYTSGTTGPAKGVVHGHGFTVGNASFAKLPSGLQSDDLYWCTADPGWLTGLNPFGALFWEIPIVVYEGEFDPAAWVDILDEHPISVLFSVPTAYRMLWNNEELLDGRDLNLRTLLSVGEPLNAPIVEWAEERFGTPILDTYGTSETYGTVVANYPFESWEVKPGSMGRPYPGIETKIVEPGTLDPVEQGETGEIAIRKFPSTFLEYWNRPKKTEDAWIDDWVLTDDLAREDEDGYYWFEGRADDVIISSGYRIGPFDIESQLVDHDAVTEAAVIGVPDEKRGELVKAFVVLADGAEPTEETRSEIQQFVRDQLAAHEYPREIEFTDELPKTVTGKIRRTELREGDDGS; encoded by the coding sequence ATGTTCGAAAGCGAGACGGCCGATTACGGATCGGTCAGGGAGTCCTTTAGCTGGGAGTCGTTACGCGACGAGTGCGACTGGAACGGTCGGAACGAACTCAACTTCGCCCACGAGTCGGTCGACCGCCACGCGGGCGACGACGAACTCGCGCTCGTCTGGGTGAGCGCCGACGGCGAGGACGAACGATACACCTTCGACGACCTCTCCGAGGAGTCGAACCGGGTGGCGAACGTCCTGACTGACCTCGGCGTCGAGCGCGGTGACCGGGTCTTCACGTACTTGCCGCGGATTCCGGAACACTACGTGACTATCCTCGGCACGTTGAAGACCGGCGCCGTCTTCGGGTCTGTCAACGAGCGCTACGGGCCGGACGGTATCGCCCACCGACTGCGCGACAGCGGCGCCTCGACGGTGGTCACGACCGCCGAAAACCGTGACACGGTCGAGGCGGCCCTCGACGGAGTCGATTCACTGGAGAACGTCATCGTCGTCGACCGCGGCGATGGCGAGATTCGCGAGGGGGACGTCGACTACGACGCCCGCGTCTCCGATGCCTCTCCCGACTTCGAGACGGTACGAACCGGAACCAACGACCCCGCGTTCCACTACTACACCTCCGGGACGACGGGGCCGGCGAAGGGCGTCGTCCACGGTCACGGCTTTACCGTCGGTAACGCGAGTTTCGCGAAACTCCCCTCCGGGTTGCAGTCCGACGACCTCTACTGGTGTACCGCCGACCCCGGATGGCTGACCGGACTCAACCCCTTCGGCGCCCTGTTCTGGGAAATCCCCATCGTCGTCTACGAGGGCGAGTTCGACCCGGCCGCGTGGGTCGACATCCTCGACGAACACCCGATTTCCGTGCTGTTCAGCGTTCCGACGGCCTACCGGATGCTGTGGAACAACGAGGAACTGCTCGACGGCCGCGACCTGAACCTCCGGACCCTGCTGTCGGTCGGCGAACCGCTGAACGCCCCTATCGTCGAGTGGGCCGAGGAACGCTTCGGCACGCCGATTCTCGATACCTACGGCACCTCCGAGACCTACGGCACCGTCGTCGCGAACTACCCCTTCGAGTCATGGGAGGTCAAGCCCGGGAGCATGGGACGACCGTACCCCGGTATCGAGACGAAAATCGTCGAACCGGGGACCCTCGACCCGGTCGAACAGGGCGAAACCGGCGAAATCGCCATCAGGAAGTTCCCGAGTACGTTCCTCGAATACTGGAACCGACCGAAAAAGACCGAGGACGCATGGATAGACGACTGGGTTCTCACCGACGACCTGGCGCGTGAAGACGAGGACGGCTACTACTGGTTCGAGGGACGCGCCGACGACGTCATCATCTCGTCGGGATACCGCATCGGCCCGTTCGACATCGAATCGCAACTGGTCGACCACGACGCCGTCACCGAAGCGGCCGTCATCGGCGTACCCGACGAGAAGCGAGGCGAACTGGTCAAGGCGTTCGTCGTCCTCGCCGACGGCGCGGAACCGACCGAGGAGACGCGAAGCGAGATCCAACAGTTCGTTCGCGACCAACTGGCGGCCCACGAGTACCCACGCGAAATCGAGTTCACCGACGAACTCCCGAAGACAGTCACCGGCAAAATTCGCCGGACCGAACTCCGCGAGGGCGACGACGGGTCGTAA
- a CDS encoding phosphotransferase family protein gives MSDQNDHLHRLVDEGALSEFLSEHLGSKDELDIEHHDEGHSNEVLFFDWDGQGYALRRPPAGETPESAHNVLREHEVISSLAETSVPVPETVVACDDHSVIGSDFFVMKRLDGTVIHNDTGEPERFGTPAHRERIGSELVRTLATIHDVDYERVGLGEYGDPDAYLSKQVGLWTHQMEESFDRSGREVDALRAAAEWLDESIPEPADTTLVHGDYKLDNVMFGPGTPPEIVGVFDWEMSTLGDPLADVGYMLFNWTHGSEELSIPELFPPFTEKEGYPSQQELVRMYEDESGRAYRHDRFYRALAGFKLATALEAFYARYLDGETTDPMFPLLEDGVPELAARVQRIIDGEEPLE, from the coding sequence ATGAGCGACCAGAACGACCACCTGCATCGATTAGTCGACGAGGGGGCGCTATCCGAGTTCCTCTCGGAACACCTCGGAAGCAAGGACGAACTCGATATCGAACATCACGACGAGGGCCACTCCAACGAGGTGCTGTTCTTCGACTGGGATGGGCAGGGCTATGCGCTCCGGCGACCGCCGGCCGGGGAGACGCCGGAGTCGGCCCACAACGTCCTCCGGGAACACGAGGTGATATCGTCGCTCGCCGAGACGTCGGTGCCGGTCCCCGAAACCGTCGTGGCCTGCGACGACCACTCGGTTATCGGCAGCGACTTCTTCGTCATGAAGCGACTCGACGGCACCGTCATCCACAACGACACGGGCGAACCGGAGCGGTTCGGCACGCCCGCCCACCGCGAGCGTATCGGATCCGAGTTAGTGAGGACGCTGGCGACGATTCACGACGTGGACTACGAGCGGGTGGGCCTCGGCGAGTACGGCGACCCGGACGCCTATCTCTCGAAGCAGGTCGGTCTCTGGACACACCAGATGGAAGAGAGCTTCGACCGCTCCGGACGGGAGGTCGACGCCCTCCGGGCGGCCGCGGAGTGGCTCGACGAGTCGATTCCCGAACCCGCCGATACGACGCTCGTTCACGGCGACTACAAACTCGACAACGTCATGTTCGGTCCCGGAACACCGCCCGAAATCGTCGGCGTGTTCGACTGGGAGATGAGCACGCTCGGCGACCCCCTCGCCGACGTCGGCTATATGCTGTTCAACTGGACCCACGGCAGCGAGGAACTCTCGATTCCGGAACTGTTCCCGCCCTTTACCGAGAAGGAGGGGTATCCAAGCCAGCAGGAACTCGTCCGGATGTACGAGGACGAAAGCGGACGGGCCTACCGTCACGACCGCTTCTATCGTGCACTGGCCGGGTTCAAACTCGCGACGGCGCTGGAGGCGTTCTACGCGCGGTACCTCGACGGGGAGACCACCGACCCGATGTTCCCCCTGCTGGAGGACGGCGTGCCCGAACTCGCCGCGCGCGTCCAGCGTATCATCGACGGCGAGGAACCGCTCGAATGA
- a CDS encoding VOC family protein, which produces MEVYGVDRVIIATPTIDETAEQFSELLGIDFGDLLDATTQTASGEQPVANMLSPSGVELVTPKTEDGQVARFLERNGPGLYALSIRVADLAEAEAHLEEKDVEPVGRYESADFKESFYHPKHFGGAFVILAEYEAPHPAETASA; this is translated from the coding sequence ATGGAAGTCTACGGCGTCGACCGCGTCATCATAGCGACCCCGACCATCGACGAGACGGCCGAACAGTTCTCCGAACTACTGGGCATCGATTTCGGTGACCTCCTCGATGCGACGACCCAGACCGCATCCGGCGAACAGCCCGTAGCGAACATGCTCAGCCCCAGCGGCGTCGAGTTGGTCACGCCGAAAACCGAGGACGGGCAGGTCGCCCGGTTCCTCGAACGGAACGGGCCGGGACTGTACGCGCTCTCGATTCGCGTCGCCGACTTGGCGGAGGCGGAAGCGCATCTGGAAGAAAAAGACGTCGAACCGGTCGGCCGCTACGAATCGGCCGATTTCAAGGAATCGTTCTACCATCCGAAGCACTTCGGCGGCGCGTTCGTCATCCTCGCGGAATACGAGGCGCCGCATCCCGCCGAGACGGCCTCGGCATAA
- a CDS encoding SDR family NAD(P)-dependent oxidoreductase, which produces MVDFDERTVIVTGGGRGIGREACLQFAERGANVVVNDIGGDPSGTGSDQRPADAVVEEIEAADGTAAADYSDVGTWDGAAGVVETALDEFGELDVVYNNAGILRENSIVNMTEAEFDEVIRVHLKGTFSVLHHAAAYWREQSKAGADRPRAVVNASSDIAAGGFGLGNYAAAKAGILGLTRTAAEELAKYDVRANAIWPVADTRLTEEWPEDLPGPASSAAMVVFLASTDCDVTGQTIRVGGDRIDLVTPAPKYEYTVCSDGEWSPEEIGARFADTVGQHVDERIE; this is translated from the coding sequence ATGGTCGATTTCGACGAACGAACCGTAATCGTGACCGGCGGTGGCCGCGGTATCGGCCGCGAAGCGTGCCTCCAGTTCGCCGAACGCGGTGCGAACGTCGTGGTCAACGATATCGGCGGCGACCCCTCGGGGACGGGCTCGGACCAGCGGCCGGCCGACGCCGTCGTCGAGGAAATCGAAGCCGCCGATGGGACCGCAGCCGCGGATTACAGCGATGTCGGCACCTGGGATGGCGCGGCAGGGGTCGTCGAGACGGCCCTCGACGAGTTCGGCGAACTCGACGTCGTCTACAATAACGCCGGCATCCTGCGGGAGAACTCCATCGTCAACATGACCGAAGCGGAGTTCGACGAGGTGATTCGTGTCCATCTCAAGGGGACGTTCTCGGTGTTGCACCACGCGGCCGCTTACTGGCGCGAACAGTCGAAGGCGGGCGCCGACCGGCCGCGCGCCGTCGTAAATGCGTCCTCGGATATCGCCGCCGGCGGGTTCGGCCTCGGTAACTACGCCGCAGCGAAGGCCGGAATCCTCGGTCTCACGCGAACGGCAGCAGAAGAACTCGCGAAGTACGACGTCCGTGCCAACGCCATCTGGCCGGTCGCGGACACGCGACTTACCGAGGAGTGGCCGGAGGACCTCCCCGGCCCGGCGAGTAGCGCCGCGATGGTCGTGTTCCTCGCGAGTACCGACTGTGACGTGACCGGACAGACGATTCGCGTCGGTGGCGACCGAATCGACCTGGTGACGCCGGCACCGAAATACGAGTACACGGTCTGTTCGGACGGCGAGTGGTCGCCGGAAGAAATCGGAGCGCGGTTCGCCGACACCGTCGGCCAGCACGTCGACGAACGAATCGAGTGA